A genomic region of Lasioglossum baleicum chromosome 16, iyLasBale1, whole genome shotgun sequence contains the following coding sequences:
- the Uba3 gene encoding ubiquitin-like activating enzyme 3, whose translation MMGSDNTHRRWSNLRKVLERSGPFCRPDFEPSSETLQFLSENCKILIIGAGGLGCELLKDLALMGFRHIHIIDMDTIELSNLNRQFLFRHKDIGSSKADVAARFVNTRIPGSNVVPHCCKIQDKDEEFYRQFHIIVCGLDSIVARRWINGMLLSLLIYENGELDKSSIIPMIDGGTEGFKGNVRVILPGLTACIECTLDLYPPQVTYPLCTIANTPRLPEHCIEYVKVIQWPKENPFNCPIDGDDPQHINWIYEKSIERATQFGIQGLTYRLVQGVVKNIIPAVASTNAVIAATCATEAFKLASSCSASLNNYMVLNDLDGIYTYTYEAERKEDCVACSQIPKEIEIPNSKFKLRDLIELLCERSDLQMKNPGLTANIDGKNKTLYMQTVASIEEKTRENLTKTLVDLGLRNGSEINVADITTPNTVVLKLKFV comes from the exons ATGATGGGGTCTGACAATACACACAGGCGGTGGAGTAATTTGCGAAAAGTATTAGAGAGATCCGGTCCTTTTTGCAGACCGGATTTCGAACCGTCTTCGGAGACCTTGCAGTTTTTGTCAGAAAATTGCAAGATCCTGATTATCGGTGCTGGCGGCTTAGGATGCGAATTGCTCAAAGATCTAGCCCTGATGGGGTTCAGACATATTCACATAATAGACATGGACACGATTGAATTGTCTAACCTAAACCG ACAGTTTCTGTTTCGTCACAAAGATATCGGCTCGTCGAAGGCGGACGTTGCCGCGCGATTTGTGAACACCCGAATACCGGGCAGCAATGTTGTACCGCACTGTTGCAAAATACAGGACAAAGACGAGGAGTTTTACAGGCAATTTCACATAATAGTTTGCGGCTTAGATTCGATTGTTGCGAGGAGATGGATCAACGGTATGCTCCTCTCCCTTTTGATCTACGAGAATGGAGAGTTAGATAAGTCTAGTATCATACCGATGATTGACGGTGGCACTGAGGGCTTTAAAGGAAACGTCAGGGTGATTTTGCCTGGTCTAACAGCGTGCATCGAATGCACCTTAGATCTCTATCCACCTCAG GTCACATATCCGTTATGCACAATAGCGAATACTCCACGTTTACCGGAGCATTGTATAGAGTATGTAAAAGTAATTCAATGGCCAAAGGAAAATCCATTCAATTGTCCAATAGATGGAGACGATCCTCAGCATATAAACTGGATCTATGAAAAGTCCATCGAGAGGGCAACGCAATTTGGTATACAGGGTTTAACGTACAGGCTGGTGCAGGGTgtagttaaaaatattatacctGCTGTAGCATCGACGAACGCTGTGATCGCGGCAACTTGTGCTACAGAAGCGTTCAAGCTTGCTAGCAGTTGCAGTGCCTCATTAAACAATTACATG GTACTGAACGATTTAGATGGAATCTATACGTACACTTACGAGGCAGAGAGAAAAGAAGATTGCGTAGCGTGTAGCCAAATTCCGAAAGAAATCGAGATTCCCAACTCGAAATTTAAATTAAGGGACCTGATAGAACTTCTGTGCGAAAGGTCCGACTTGCAAATGAAAAATCCGGGTCTTACCGCCAACATCGATGGGaaaaataaaactttatatATGCAAACTGTTGCGAGCATCGAGGAGAAAACTCGTGAGAACTTAACGAAAACGTTAGTTGATCTTGGACTGAGAAACGGCAGCGAGATCAATGTTGCCGACATCACCACTCCTAATACAGTtgtgttgaaattaaaatttgtataa